From a region of the Syngnathoides biaculeatus isolate LvHL_M chromosome 2, ASM1980259v1, whole genome shotgun sequence genome:
- the filip1l gene encoding filamin A-interacting protein 1-like isoform X1 has translation MILGCCHADIVAYWNVIEVTSRMVLFFNSEMLKLLIDQEKAYQQRKDQENNKKVISLKEELTRVKSFALMVVDEQQHLNEQLSQQTAKVQQLSTSTSEVQEQLSLAKRNLQEEEQKVCRLETELRDCISRHHREQEAMTAKLTSEDAQNRQLRQKLSTLSRQLDELEDTNKTLRRAEEELQELRDKISRGECGNSTFMPELEELRKRVLEMEGKDEELIRMEDHCRDLNKKLEKEASQSYTLKAEVDKLNQRIMDLEKLEDAFCESKQECNSLKNNLEKEKNTSKTLSGELEALKSQVKHLECVEGHLEKTEVTLKEDLSKLKTLTVMLVDERKAMGEKLKQMENKVQSSTGKLKVEQDKVTSVTEKLIEESKKALKAKAELEVKMCDAKRERDDLKAELREEKERNVDLQSKINMMKKRLQSLETIERDYLRSKVKEEHVKTPLANHIQQEDNKVKDLTQEVERLRQKLKDIRVVDGDLLKTETLESLEKRFTNEQEKAKALSQELEISRKELSTYRLAEKNESNQEHVLFKRLKEEEAKSSHLAQEVEALKDKIHEYMGQEESLCRMKTDQTTVRRKLTQQEVRNKELVREMETLTRELERYRRFSKSLRPGMNGRRFSDLHLATKEVQTESRDLLTAVPLGHVMLNGKLCDESESEDNEIHTKCGPSLVNNINNLNNNMRRVQCAKSNEVPHQLNGKLKPRPNGNSVQAGDVVLTHSPGQSLQIKVTPEHGHNMATLEITSPTTENTQSFTSTAIIPTSGGPPKQRITIIQNTAISPTAKCRGSPISDRSCSPDRMLSPLTMTTYSRALTPDSCNSLTPDRAMSPIQIVSVTTGTPDRNVSVDPMEVAGGHAIVRVTPERQNSWQVQRSNNSGPNVITTEDNKIHIQLGSPFIHSVSSPALQEQRITNDSIATPKSKSKVTSSIMIKPTATQNQRPSQITVSNVYD, from the exons atgattttgggatgttgtCACGCTGATATTGTCGCATATTGGAATGTGATAGAAGTGACAAGCAGGATGgtactttttttcaattctgaAAT GCTGAAGCTCTTAATTGATCAGGAAAAGGCCTATCAACAACGCAAGGACCAAGAGAACAATAAAAAGGTTATAAGTCTGAAAGAGGAGCTAACAAGGGTCAAGTCCTTTGCGTTGATGGTGGTAGATGAACAGCAGCATCTCAACGAGCAGCTCAGCCAACAAACGGCCAAGGTCCAACAGCTGAGCACCAGCACTTCAGAGGTTCAGGAGCAGTTGAGCTTGGCCAAAAGAAACCTGCAGGAAGAGGAACAGAAGGTGTGTCGCCTGGAAACAGAACTGCGTGACTGCATCAGTCGACACCATCGGGAGCAGGAGGCCATGACGGCCAAGTTGACAAGTGAGGATGCACAGAATCGGCAGCTGCGTCAGAAGTTATCAACTCTCAGCCGGCAGCTTGACGAACTGGAGGACACCAATAAGACACTGCGTCGAGCAGAGGAGGAACTGCAGGAactcagagacaaaattagCCGAGGTGAATGTGGAAACTCCACTTTCATGCCAGAATTGGAGGAGCTACGGAAAAGAGTACTTGAAATGGAGGGAAAGGATGAGGAATTGATTCGAATGGAGGACCACTGCAGGGACCTCaacaaaaaactggaaaaagaaGCAAGCCAAAGCTATACTTTGAAGGCTGAAGTTGATAAACTGAATCAGAGAATTATGGACTTGGAAAAACTAGAGGATGCATTTTGCGAGAGTAAACaagaatgcaactcactaaaaAATAAccttgagaaagaaaaaaacacatcaaagacTCTCTCTGGTGAACTCGAAGCCTTGAAATCTCAAGTTAAACACTTGGAGTGTGTTGAGGGTCATCTCGAAAAGACAGAGGTAACACTGAAGGAGGACCTTTCCAAGTTAAAGACACTGACAGTCATGTTGGTTGATGAGAGGAAGGCCATGGGAGAGAAGCTCAAGCAGATGGAAAACAAGGTACAAAGCAGCACTGGGAAACTTAAAGTGGAACAGGATAAGGTAACATCAGTCACAGAAAAGCTCATTGAAGAAAGTAAAAAAGCATTAAAGGCAAAGGCTGAACTAGAAGTGAAGATGTGTGATGCCAAGAGGGAGCGGGATGACCTAAAGGCAGAATTAagggaggagaaggagaggaACGTCGATTTGCAGTCAAAAAtcaatatgatgaaaaaaaggttGCAATCGCTAGAGACTATAGAAAGAGACTACCTGAGGAGCAAAGTCAAAGAGGAGCACGTTAAAACCCCTCTAGCCAACCACATCCAACAAGAGGACAACAAAGTCAAAGACTTGACCCAAGAGGTTGAGCGACTCCGACAGAAACTCAAAGACATAAGGGTTGTAGATGGTGACCTCTTAAAAACAGAGACACTTGAATCCTTGGAGAAGAGATTTACAAATGAGCAAGAAAAGGCCAAGGCTTTGAGCCAGGAGCTGGAAATATCAAGAAAAGAACTTTCCACATACCGGCTCGCCGAGAAGAATGAGTCCAACCAAGAGCATGTTTTGTTCAAACGTCTGAAGGAAGAGGAGGCCAAGTCAAGTCATTTGGCACAGGAGGTTGAAGCTCTCAAAGACAAGATCCACGAATATATGGGACAAGAGGAGTCCTTATGCCGCATGAAGACGGACCAGACCACCGTGCGAAGGAAGCTGACCCAACAGGAGGTCCGAAACAAAGAACTGGTCAGGGAAATGGAGACGCTTACACGGGAGCTGGAACGATATCGAAGATTTAGCAAAAGTTTGCGCCCTGGCATGAATGGTAGGCGCTTTTCTGATTTGCACCTTGCCACCAAAGAGGTCCAGACTGAGTCTCGTGACCTCTTGACAGCAGTCCCATTAGGGCATGTCATGCTTAACGGGAAGCTGTGTGATGAGAGCGAATCTGAGGACAACGAGATCCACACCAAATGTGGCCCCTCCCTTGTAAATAATATCAATAACCTCAATAACAACATGAGAAGAGTCCAATGTGCTAAATCCAATGAGGTTCCTCACCAGCTGAATGGCAAGTTGAAACCGCGGCCCAATGGTAACAGTGTACAGGCTGGAGACGTGGTATTAACCCACAGTCCTGGCCAGTCGCTTCAGATTAAAGTGACTCCTGAGCATGGACACAACATGGCGACACTTGAGATCACCAGCCCTACCACGGAAAACACACAGTCCTTTACCAGTACCGCCATTATACCCACAAGCGGAGGCCCGCCCAAACAGAGAATTACCATCATCCAGAACACAGCCATTTCCCCGACTGCGAAATGCAGAGGTTCCCCGATATCAGACAGGTCTTGCTCGCCAGACAGGATGCTCTCCCCTCTTACAATGACAACATATTCTAGAGCCCTGACACCTGACTCTTGTAACTCTCTGACCCCTGACAGAGCAATGTCCCCTATCCAAATTGTTTCCGTCACAACAGGCACCCCTGACCGGAATGTCTCAGTTGACCCAATGGAGGTAGCCGGTGGGCACGCTATTGTTCGTGTGACCCCTGAGCGTCAGAACAGCTGGCAGGTGCAGAGATCCAACAACTCTGGGCCAAACGTTATCACCACAGAGGATAACAAAATCCATATTCAGTTGGGAAGTCCCTTCATTCATAGTGTGAGCTCACCAGCACTGCAGGAGCAAAGGATCACTAACGACAGCATTGCAACACCCAAAAGCAAGAGCAAAGTCACTAGTAGCATCATGATTAAGCCCACCGCCACCCAAAACCAACGGCCATCACAGATTACAGTAAGTAATGTTTACGACTGA
- the filip1l gene encoding filamin A-interacting protein 1-like isoform X2, whose amino-acid sequence MVVDEQQHLNEQLSQQTAKVQQLSTSTSEVQEQLSLAKRNLQEEEQKVCRLETELRDCISRHHREQEAMTAKLTSEDAQNRQLRQKLSTLSRQLDELEDTNKTLRRAEEELQELRDKISRGECGNSTFMPELEELRKRVLEMEGKDEELIRMEDHCRDLNKKLEKEASQSYTLKAEVDKLNQRIMDLEKLEDAFCESKQECNSLKNNLEKEKNTSKTLSGELEALKSQVKHLECVEGHLEKTEVTLKEDLSKLKTLTVMLVDERKAMGEKLKQMENKVQSSTGKLKVEQDKVTSVTEKLIEESKKALKAKAELEVKMCDAKRERDDLKAELREEKERNVDLQSKINMMKKRLQSLETIERDYLRSKVKEEHVKTPLANHIQQEDNKVKDLTQEVERLRQKLKDIRVVDGDLLKTETLESLEKRFTNEQEKAKALSQELEISRKELSTYRLAEKNESNQEHVLFKRLKEEEAKSSHLAQEVEALKDKIHEYMGQEESLCRMKTDQTTVRRKLTQQEVRNKELVREMETLTRELERYRRFSKSLRPGMNGRRFSDLHLATKEVQTESRDLLTAVPLGHVMLNGKLCDESESEDNEIHTKCGPSLVNNINNLNNNMRRVQCAKSNEVPHQLNGKLKPRPNGNSVQAGDVVLTHSPGQSLQIKVTPEHGHNMATLEITSPTTENTQSFTSTAIIPTSGGPPKQRITIIQNTAISPTAKCRGSPISDRSCSPDRMLSPLTMTTYSRALTPDSCNSLTPDRAMSPIQIVSVTTGTPDRNVSVDPMEVAGGHAIVRVTPERQNSWQVQRSNNSGPNVITTEDNKIHIQLGSPFIHSVSSPALQEQRITNDSIATPKSKSKVTSSIMIKPTATQNQRPSQITVSNVYD is encoded by the coding sequence ATGGTGGTAGATGAACAGCAGCATCTCAACGAGCAGCTCAGCCAACAAACGGCCAAGGTCCAACAGCTGAGCACCAGCACTTCAGAGGTTCAGGAGCAGTTGAGCTTGGCCAAAAGAAACCTGCAGGAAGAGGAACAGAAGGTGTGTCGCCTGGAAACAGAACTGCGTGACTGCATCAGTCGACACCATCGGGAGCAGGAGGCCATGACGGCCAAGTTGACAAGTGAGGATGCACAGAATCGGCAGCTGCGTCAGAAGTTATCAACTCTCAGCCGGCAGCTTGACGAACTGGAGGACACCAATAAGACACTGCGTCGAGCAGAGGAGGAACTGCAGGAactcagagacaaaattagCCGAGGTGAATGTGGAAACTCCACTTTCATGCCAGAATTGGAGGAGCTACGGAAAAGAGTACTTGAAATGGAGGGAAAGGATGAGGAATTGATTCGAATGGAGGACCACTGCAGGGACCTCaacaaaaaactggaaaaagaaGCAAGCCAAAGCTATACTTTGAAGGCTGAAGTTGATAAACTGAATCAGAGAATTATGGACTTGGAAAAACTAGAGGATGCATTTTGCGAGAGTAAACaagaatgcaactcactaaaaAATAAccttgagaaagaaaaaaacacatcaaagacTCTCTCTGGTGAACTCGAAGCCTTGAAATCTCAAGTTAAACACTTGGAGTGTGTTGAGGGTCATCTCGAAAAGACAGAGGTAACACTGAAGGAGGACCTTTCCAAGTTAAAGACACTGACAGTCATGTTGGTTGATGAGAGGAAGGCCATGGGAGAGAAGCTCAAGCAGATGGAAAACAAGGTACAAAGCAGCACTGGGAAACTTAAAGTGGAACAGGATAAGGTAACATCAGTCACAGAAAAGCTCATTGAAGAAAGTAAAAAAGCATTAAAGGCAAAGGCTGAACTAGAAGTGAAGATGTGTGATGCCAAGAGGGAGCGGGATGACCTAAAGGCAGAATTAagggaggagaaggagaggaACGTCGATTTGCAGTCAAAAAtcaatatgatgaaaaaaaggttGCAATCGCTAGAGACTATAGAAAGAGACTACCTGAGGAGCAAAGTCAAAGAGGAGCACGTTAAAACCCCTCTAGCCAACCACATCCAACAAGAGGACAACAAAGTCAAAGACTTGACCCAAGAGGTTGAGCGACTCCGACAGAAACTCAAAGACATAAGGGTTGTAGATGGTGACCTCTTAAAAACAGAGACACTTGAATCCTTGGAGAAGAGATTTACAAATGAGCAAGAAAAGGCCAAGGCTTTGAGCCAGGAGCTGGAAATATCAAGAAAAGAACTTTCCACATACCGGCTCGCCGAGAAGAATGAGTCCAACCAAGAGCATGTTTTGTTCAAACGTCTGAAGGAAGAGGAGGCCAAGTCAAGTCATTTGGCACAGGAGGTTGAAGCTCTCAAAGACAAGATCCACGAATATATGGGACAAGAGGAGTCCTTATGCCGCATGAAGACGGACCAGACCACCGTGCGAAGGAAGCTGACCCAACAGGAGGTCCGAAACAAAGAACTGGTCAGGGAAATGGAGACGCTTACACGGGAGCTGGAACGATATCGAAGATTTAGCAAAAGTTTGCGCCCTGGCATGAATGGTAGGCGCTTTTCTGATTTGCACCTTGCCACCAAAGAGGTCCAGACTGAGTCTCGTGACCTCTTGACAGCAGTCCCATTAGGGCATGTCATGCTTAACGGGAAGCTGTGTGATGAGAGCGAATCTGAGGACAACGAGATCCACACCAAATGTGGCCCCTCCCTTGTAAATAATATCAATAACCTCAATAACAACATGAGAAGAGTCCAATGTGCTAAATCCAATGAGGTTCCTCACCAGCTGAATGGCAAGTTGAAACCGCGGCCCAATGGTAACAGTGTACAGGCTGGAGACGTGGTATTAACCCACAGTCCTGGCCAGTCGCTTCAGATTAAAGTGACTCCTGAGCATGGACACAACATGGCGACACTTGAGATCACCAGCCCTACCACGGAAAACACACAGTCCTTTACCAGTACCGCCATTATACCCACAAGCGGAGGCCCGCCCAAACAGAGAATTACCATCATCCAGAACACAGCCATTTCCCCGACTGCGAAATGCAGAGGTTCCCCGATATCAGACAGGTCTTGCTCGCCAGACAGGATGCTCTCCCCTCTTACAATGACAACATATTCTAGAGCCCTGACACCTGACTCTTGTAACTCTCTGACCCCTGACAGAGCAATGTCCCCTATCCAAATTGTTTCCGTCACAACAGGCACCCCTGACCGGAATGTCTCAGTTGACCCAATGGAGGTAGCCGGTGGGCACGCTATTGTTCGTGTGACCCCTGAGCGTCAGAACAGCTGGCAGGTGCAGAGATCCAACAACTCTGGGCCAAACGTTATCACCACAGAGGATAACAAAATCCATATTCAGTTGGGAAGTCCCTTCATTCATAGTGTGAGCTCACCAGCACTGCAGGAGCAAAGGATCACTAACGACAGCATTGCAACACCCAAAAGCAAGAGCAAAGTCACTAGTAGCATCATGATTAAGCCCACCGCCACCCAAAACCAACGGCCATCACAGATTACAGTAAGTAATGTTTACGACTGA